In uncultured Ilyobacter sp., a genomic segment contains:
- a CDS encoding glutaredoxin family protein: MIKVYGKAGCSRCKELKGILEVKGTEFQYIEDMNELRRVAIKAKIMMAPIVEYDGGLYTMEDFLKKSGL, translated from the coding sequence ATGATAAAGGTGTACGGAAAGGCAGGCTGCTCTAGATGTAAGGAGCTAAAAGGTATTTTAGAGGTGAAGGGAACGGAATTTCAGTATATAGAGGATATGAATGAACTAAGAAGAGTGGCTATAAAAGCCAAGATCATGATGGCTCCTATAGTTGAATATGATGGGGGACTCTATACTATGGAGGATTTTTTGAAGAAATCAGGACTCTAG
- a CDS encoding histidine phosphatase family protein: MFEIYFVRHGETEWNLKGILQGSKNSHLTEKGKEQAYKLRDKLEGIHFQGIYTSPLRRAAETAEILRGHRDEPFYIVDDLKEMSFGDMEGIPKTEFKALQPEAYDNLWNDPLSYNPEPFRGERFQDVDKRIMDFMKNLVVNHPEGGKFLVVSHGMTLKMIFSHIWKHGLDKYWNDPVPENTSVTIVSYKNNEFNIEKFSDTSHLD; the protein is encoded by the coding sequence ATGTTTGAAATATATTTTGTGAGGCACGGTGAGACTGAATGGAACCTAAAGGGGATTCTTCAGGGAAGCAAAAACTCACATCTTACTGAGAAGGGAAAAGAACAGGCCTATAAACTGAGAGATAAACTAGAGGGAATTCATTTCCAAGGGATATACACAAGCCCTTTAAGGAGGGCGGCGGAAACTGCAGAGATACTAAGGGGCCACAGAGATGAACCTTTTTATATTGTTGATGATCTGAAAGAGATGTCTTTCGGAGATATGGAGGGGATACCTAAGACCGAATTCAAGGCCTTGCAGCCTGAAGCCTATGACAACCTTTGGAATGATCCTCTGAGCTATAATCCCGAACCTTTCAGAGGAGAAAGATTTCAGGATGTTGACAAAAGAATCATGGATTTCATGAAAAATTTGGTGGTTAATCATCCTGAAGGAGGAAAATTTCTTGTGGTGAGCCACGGAATGACTCTGAAAATGATATTCAGTCATATATGGAAACATGGTCTAGATAAATACTGGAATGATCCTGTACCTGAAAATACCAGCGTAACCATTGTGAGTTACAAAAATAATGAATTTAATATAGAAAAGTTTTCAGATACGTCTCACCTTGATTAA
- a CDS encoding LexA family transcriptional regulator, with protein sequence MSEFIVEEKNRNKLALYIKQNREARGIGLNQLALKAGLQKTILSRLESGKILKINPFFLKQLAEALGKDYKELYRIVGYLENEREIKSNGRIVDLSICELPVYGKAAAGDGYINLDNIIYTKRVIANGFSKNSFLVEVAGDSMTPEINEGDFALVDPMENDYISGKVYVVTYGDETLIKKIECPAENIVVLKSYNAKYPDKYIMDEQIEGLKIEGRVLKVISEKRF encoded by the coding sequence ATGTCTGAATTTATTGTAGAAGAAAAAAATAGAAATAAACTGGCATTATACATAAAACAAAATAGAGAGGCTAGAGGAATAGGTTTAAATCAATTGGCCTTAAAAGCCGGATTACAAAAGACAATTCTTTCCAGACTAGAAAGTGGAAAAATTTTAAAGATAAATCCATTTTTTCTAAAACAACTGGCAGAGGCTCTAGGTAAAGATTATAAGGAGTTATATAGAATAGTAGGGTATTTGGAAAATGAAAGGGAAATAAAGAGCAATGGAAGAATCGTGGATTTATCAATTTGTGAATTGCCTGTATATGGTAAAGCTGCTGCAGGTGACGGGTATATAAATCTTGATAATATCATCTATACCAAAAGAGTCATAGCAAACGGATTTAGTAAAAATTCCTTTTTAGTAGAAGTGGCTGGAGATTCTATGACACCGGAAATTAATGAGGGAGATTTTGCTCTTGTGGATCCAATGGAAAATGATTATATTTCTGGGAAAGTATATGTAGTAACCTATGGAGATGAAACTTTAATAAAAAAAATAGAATGTCCGGCAGAAAACATAGTGGTACTTAAAAGCTATAATGCTAAATATCCTGATAAATATATCATGGATGAGCAGATAGAGGGCCTGAAAATAGAGGGACGAGTATTGAAGGTCATTTCTGAGAAGAGGTTTTAA
- a CDS encoding nucleoside hydrolase yields MKKIILDCDTGLDDAVAIINAVADKNVDLMGITTVAGNVNLKYTTRNTLDILYSIGREDIGVYMGEKKPLKKELHTAEDFHGESGIGDLILERSPVSCKNIHATEFMAKTIVENPGEIIIAAVGPLTNVASLLIKYPQIKKDIRGITVMGGSLSGGNVTSFAEFNIYADPEAAQVVFSSEVPVTMIGLDATMRAKFQKNDLDFLRGKNTKWSSMTVEVFDSMFRIRDSHGKDFVVLHDSIALIASTETELFTFENHPILISTEGEKRGETKVHKSGQRTKVAVGFDSEGFKRYMRDILGNTEG; encoded by the coding sequence ATGAAGAAAATAATACTAGACTGTGATACAGGTCTAGACGACGCTGTGGCGATAATAAATGCAGTGGCTGACAAAAACGTTGATCTCATGGGGATAACAACTGTGGCAGGTAATGTGAATCTCAAATATACCACTAGGAATACCCTAGATATCCTCTATAGTATCGGAAGGGAAGATATAGGGGTTTATATGGGTGAAAAGAAACCTCTCAAAAAAGAGCTGCATACTGCCGAAGATTTTCATGGAGAGAGTGGTATAGGGGATTTGATTTTAGAGAGATCCCCAGTTTCTTGTAAAAATATTCATGCAACGGAATTTATGGCCAAGACTATAGTAGAAAATCCCGGTGAGATAATAATAGCAGCAGTTGGACCTCTTACCAATGTGGCTTCTCTTTTAATAAAGTATCCCCAAATAAAAAAAGATATCAGGGGAATAACAGTAATGGGTGGATCTTTATCTGGCGGAAATGTGACCTCCTTTGCAGAGTTTAATATATATGCAGACCCTGAGGCGGCACAGGTTGTATTTTCTTCTGAAGTTCCTGTAACTATGATAGGACTAGACGCCACCATGAGGGCAAAGTTTCAAAAAAATGACCTTGATTTTCTCAGAGGAAAAAATACAAAGTGGTCATCAATGACGGTAGAGGTTTTTGATTCCATGTTTAGAATAAGAGATTCTCACGGAAAAGACTTTGTAGTTTTACATGATTCAATAGCCCTCATAGCTTCTACTGAGACTGAATTATTTACATTTGAAAATCACCCTATCTTGATTTCTACCGAAGGTGAAAAAAGAGGTGAAACAAAAGTTCATAAAAGTGGTCAAAGGACAAAAGTAGCAGTTGGATTTGACTCGGAAGGGTTCAAAAGATATATGAGGGATATTTTGGGAAATACAGAAGGATAG
- a CDS encoding recombinase family protein, whose protein sequence is MNKIAVKYTRVSTNQQDARGSKAEQDKHIEKFAEKENYLVIETFTDTDHGDKDNRIGLEDLKSYLRLNQSIKYVLVYHSDRFTREFRNGMRDLFYLEELGVTLISALEGVVKVDGTYDSLPSLVRLIGAQEDKAKIVKKVTDNMYNYAKTNRYLGGSVLPWLKVIKGDISGVRCKIMVKNEDTWRFYRKVLLDVIRYRNIAKSASVNNINAVTLASWLSMPELIGLRTFGKKGKLNKNHNKGRRKEYFTTDTPVLPALLSKEEYSKIQEVRKGNRLKSKEDIHQYIYTHITFCKCGGKFAGNAFRNKNKIYTYYKCEGCNIRYSSDHLEKIISEEILNHPHLQMINDYEFRLADIIDDITEQKKILNKKEESEKAVLSLVIEGLVSKEVAKEQLQELRKETHKIKKDIKEKEQLLSDEQKKEITEDHIEILRFFLRNITKDLIPDLREILNLLIRRIKIIDLENIEIKF, encoded by the coding sequence ATGAATAAAATTGCTGTAAAATACACAAGAGTATCTACCAATCAACAGGATGCTAGAGGTTCAAAAGCTGAGCAGGATAAGCATATAGAAAAATTTGCAGAAAAAGAAAACTACCTAGTCATTGAAACTTTTACAGATACAGATCATGGAGATAAAGATAACAGAATTGGCCTTGAAGATCTTAAAAGTTATCTTAGACTTAACCAATCCATAAAATATGTTCTTGTCTATCATTCCGACAGATTTACAAGAGAATTCAGGAATGGAATGAGAGATCTTTTTTATCTGGAGGAGCTGGGTGTGACTCTTATCTCAGCCTTAGAAGGTGTGGTAAAGGTAGACGGTACTTATGACAGTCTGCCTTCCCTGGTAAGACTCATTGGGGCTCAGGAGGACAAAGCAAAAATAGTAAAAAAGGTCACTGACAATATGTACAATTATGCTAAAACCAATAGGTACTTAGGCGGCAGTGTCCTCCCATGGCTAAAAGTCATCAAGGGAGATATTAGCGGAGTTAGATGCAAAATTATGGTAAAGAATGAAGATACATGGAGATTCTACAGAAAAGTATTATTAGATGTTATAAGATACAGAAATATTGCCAAAAGTGCTAGTGTTAATAATATAAATGCAGTCACTCTAGCCAGTTGGCTTAGTATGCCGGAACTAATAGGCCTGAGGACTTTTGGTAAGAAAGGTAAACTCAATAAAAATCACAACAAAGGAAGAAGAAAAGAATATTTTACCACTGACACACCAGTTCTCCCGGCACTTCTGAGCAAAGAAGAATACTCTAAAATACAGGAAGTCAGAAAAGGAAATCGTTTAAAATCAAAGGAAGATATTCATCAATATATTTATACTCATATCACATTTTGCAAATGTGGTGGCAAATTTGCAGGGAATGCCTTTAGAAATAAAAATAAAATTTATACTTACTATAAATGTGAAGGCTGCAACATAAGATACAGTTCCGATCATTTAGAAAAAATAATTTCTGAGGAAATTTTAAATCACCCACATTTGCAAATGATTAATGACTATGAATTTAGACTTGCCGATATTATCGACGATATCACAGAACAAAAAAAGATATTAAATAAAAAAGAAGAATCAGAAAAAGCTGTACTTTCTCTGGTCATAGAAGGACTCGTTTCAAAGGAAGTGGCAAAAGAGCAGCTTCAAGAACTAAGAAAAGAAACTCATAAAATAAAAAAAGACATCAAAGAAAAAGAACAACTCCTCAGTGATGAGCAAAAAAAAGAAATAACTGAAGACCATATAGAAATACTTAGATTCTTTTTAAGAAACATAACTAAAGATTTAATACCAGATTTAAGAGAAATATTAAATTTACTCATAAGAAGAATAAAAATAATTGATTTAGAAAATATAGAGATAAAATTTTAA